The Candidatus Zymogenaceae bacterium genome contains the following window.
GGGCGGCGTATCTTCATGCCATGAGGGGAGACGGCGAGGCGGCCCGGGAGGCCCTTGATACATGTCGTATGCTGATCCCCTGGGATCCGTACATGGGAGAGTTGGACACATATCTGGACGGCCGGGCGGAGTATATTCTGCCCCCCGGATACCTGCTGGTGGGCGAGGGGAAGGCGGGATACCTTCTGTGGTTGTATGAATACGACGAATGAGGGCCGGCGGCGATTAGAAGCAAGGGGCGGGTTCATTCATCTGACAGGATTTTTTTCACCTCTTGTGCACTCAGCCCTTCGATTTTGACCCGTTTTGTCCGGGACGATTCCCCGGAAACGATGCTGACCCGGGACGGGGCGATGCCGAGAAGCCGAGAGATGAACTTCGAGACCGCCCGGTTCGCCTTCCCCTCCACCGGGGGCGCCGTGACGGACAGCTTCAGGGCGCCGTCGTGCACACCGATGACCTCATCTTTCTTCCCTCCGGGCTTCACCCGCACGGAAAAAACAGCCGATCCGTCTTTTTCTGATATCGTCAGCATCGCCTAAAAGAATGTTGGGTGTATGTAAGTATAGGGGGTGGGAAGGAACATCGCCGCCAGGACAAAGAGCCCCCTGACCACCGTATAGTTTACGGCCAGAAGGATCAGAACGGCGATGATGGGGGTGATGTCGAATCCGCCGACCGGTGGGATGATACGCTGGATGGGGCGGAGGATCGGATCGACCATGGCGAACAGGGCAAGAACAATGGGATTGTAGGGATTCGGATTAACCCACGATATGATCGCCCAGACGACGATGATAATAATCAGGAAATGAATCAGCATCCTGAAAAGCGTCATCACCGCATAGACGAACATGCCCAGAATGAAAACGGCCTGGAAATTGTCGCCGGAGTCGGCAAACAACAGGAGCGTTCCCACGAGGAAGATCCTGATGAAGATGATGGCGAAAATCGCCGTTATGGGAGACAGATCTATCCTGCCGGTTGACGGTGTGATGCGACGGGCAAGCGAGAGGACGGGTTCCGTGATCCGGTTGAGAAACGTGATAAAGGGATTGTGTGGATCCGGATTCACCCAGGATATCAGAGCGCGGATGATGATGATCCAGACATAGACGATTAAAAGAATGTTGATGATAATCGCGAGGGTTCTCAAAACGCTGCCGGAATCGACCATAAGAAAAGATCCACATAATATGTCAAAAGGGTATACTTCGTGCCGAATGCGGGGAATCATCGGGAAACTTTGACAATCCCCACCGGCCGGTATATGATACTACACGAACCCGGGAAATACAAATTTCTTTTTAGAAGAAACCATGCGCGTAATCATCGCACATACAGCCGGCTTCTGCATGGGAGTAAGAAGGGCCATGAACAAGGCCTTCATCACCATGAGGCGTGAGGAGGGTCCCATCTACACCCACGGTCCCCTCATACATAATCCCCAGGTGGTCAAGCTGCTCAATGAACGGGGCGT
Protein-coding sequences here:
- a CDS encoding YggU family protein; translation: MLTISEKDGSAVFSVRVKPGGKKDEVIGVHDGALKLSVTAPPVEGKANRAVSKFISRLLGIAPSRVSIVSGESSRTKRVKIEGLSAQEVKKILSDE
- a CDS encoding YggT family protein, with protein sequence MVDSGSVLRTLAIIINILLIVYVWIIIIRALISWVNPDPHNPFITFLNRITEPVLSLARRITPSTGRIDLSPITAIFAIIFIRIFLVGTLLLFADSGDNFQAVFILGMFVYAVMTLFRMLIHFLIIIIVVWAIISWVNPNPYNPIVLALFAMVDPILRPIQRIIPPVGGFDITPIIAVLILLAVNYTVVRGLFVLAAMFLPTPYTYIHPTFF